In the genome of Canis lupus familiaris isolate Mischka breed German Shepherd chromosome 17, alternate assembly UU_Cfam_GSD_1.0, whole genome shotgun sequence, the window TCTGCCTACTGGACCCTTTCTACACTGACAGACATGCTCTAATATAATATTTCTAAGTTAATACTAAACACTTTCTCTTGATTCCCACATTCCATTCCTACTACCACTGGAATaggaagcccccaccccccacctaccAATTACCATACCGTTCTATGTACCAGTCGCAGCCAAACTTCATAGAAGAACTGGCTATACAACTTATTTCTACTTcatctcctgctcatgctttcatAAACCAACCTGACTTCTGAACTGTTCTCTCAAGCTCTTCTTCCCAAGGTCTCCAAATACACTCCTCTGTCCTCACATTATTTGGTTCCTCAGCTACAGTCAACATAATTGATAACTCTTTCTTTCCTGAACCACCCCCCATCTTCTCCTTCTGTAGAAACATCCTCTTGTGGTTCACTGGCTTCTCTTTGGCATTCTCCTTTCTGACTCCACTTTCTCTGTAAAATCTCCAAATGCTGGGGATCCTCAGATCTCAGTCTGCAATCATTATGCAACCCCTCTAAAGGGATTGGCAGCTGGCCTCTTTCATTGATGTATTGTGTCTATCACTCTGGCATTTATGCTTCCAACCTAGAAGTCCCCTCTAAACAATCTATCCACATCCTCTCAGTGTCCCCTCAGACATCTCTAACTTCATCTATTCCAAGCAGAACTATGGATCTGTCTTCTCAAAACTGCTGATGAGCCTAGTCTTCCTCATTTCTATGAATGGTACTACTATCACATATTTCCTCGAGCGAGAAGTGCAGGAGGTACCCTTGCTTCAATCTCTATTCAATCCACCTGCAAAGACTGATGAATCTGTGTGCAAAATATGCCTTATTTCTAAGATAATATCATTTCTTACCTGGGCCACTGCTATTGCCTCACTGTGCTTCCTCCCTCTTCATTTGTGTAGCTTCGTCCATTCTCTACAAAGCATTAAGAGTGACCTTTTGAactatgttttttttatataaatttattttttattggtgttcaatttgccaacatatagaataacacccagtgctcatcccatcaagtgcccacctcagtgcccgtcacccagtcacccccacaccccgcccacctccccttccaccacccctagttcatttcccagagttaggagtctttcatgttctctctccctttctgatacttcccactcatttttttctcctttcccctttattccctttcttattttttatattccctaaatgaatgagatcatataatgtttttccttctccgattgacttatttcactcagcataataccctccagttccatccacgtcgaaacaaatggtgggtatttgtcgtttctaatggctgagtaataatccattgtatacataaaccacatcttctttatccattcatcttttgatggacaccgaggctccttccacagtttggctattgtggacattgctgctataaacatcggggtgcaggtgtcctgccttttcactgcatctgtatctttggggtaaatccccagcagtgcaattgctgggtcgtagggcagatctatttttaattctttgaggaacctccacacagttttccagagtggctgcaccagttcacattcctaccaacagtgcaagagggttcccctttccccacatcctctccaacatttgtggtttcctgctttgctaattttccccattctcattggtgtgaggtggtatctcattgtagttttgagttgtatttccctgatggcaactgatgcagagcatttcctcatgtgcgtgttggccatgtctatgtcttcctctgtgagatttctgccTTTTGAACTATGTTAATTGACAGTATCATTCCCATATGTTTGTGTTTTGGAGGTGGGAAGTGGGGGCTAGTGGGGAGATCTCAGGGGCACCAGTCTTCTTTCAAAGCCACATAAGGTCCTTTATCCATTCTTCCCCTGTGACACTCTCCTTTCAGATCCCCTCTAGCACCTTATTTCCATATCTTCATTTACTAGCATCCTCTTAACTTTGGGATCTTGGTTTGAACTTCACCTCTGCAGAGAggtctttcttgatttctctatCTAAATCGACTCTCCTGCTGTCCCAGACTTTGGACACTTGCCCCAAAGTAGGCATTGCAATTTATTGTGATTCTGGTCATTTCTCTGCTTAcatcttttggtttcattttccaTGGGTGCAATGACAATGTCTCTCATATCCTCAGCTAAATCTCTGATGCTCACATGCAGCCTTGTCCTGAGTGGGCATTCAATAAAGAGAGTTGACTGGAGAATTCTTGGCCCCCTACCCAGAAGGATAGATGCAGAACACCCAGGCTAAATTTGTTGGGAATTAAATTCAGCTGATAGTGACAGGAAACCCATATAACTGGGACTTAACTAAGAAATTTATTGCTTTCTCATGAAAAAGAAGCCTGACCAGGTAGGTTGAGGCCAGTGTGGTGGTTCCATGATACTCTCATTGTCCAAGGATTCTAGCTTTCTGCTTCACCAAGCTCAAGTTCTCCTCAACCATCATCCAAGTATTTGAGGCTGGCAGGAAGAGGACCTGGGGGATAAGAAAGGAGCTTTTCCCAGCTGAGTCAACTCCTTTTAAAGTACATTCTTAGAAATCCCGCACAACACTTCCACATTTATCTAATGGGTTACAACTTCAGCATGTGATCAAATTTAGCTGCAAATGTGgtggggaattttatttttatttttgggatgCAATATGCCTTGGTAACAACTAGGGGTCTGATATattaagtaagaaaaatgaaaatgggctTCAGATAATAATGAATGAAGGGTCTCAGCTACATGGCAAATGGGAGGAGCCTTTTGGGGGAGTCCTGACTGCTCAGCATCCCCCCTAGGCTGGGAGGAGTAATGTCAGGCCAGAAGGACTGGCCTTTCTGCTTCTTGGAGCAtgctgtttccatttttccttgtGTTTCCAGTCCATCTTGATTTAACAACATGTACAGACAAAGAATTCCATGATGCAGGAAAAGGCAATCCAGTTTACTTGGGAATCAAGGGCCACCATCTCTGTCTCTTCTGTGCAGAAATTCAGGGCCAGCCTTCTCTGCAGCTTAAGGTGAGTGGTTGTACAGCTAATGAGAGAAGCATTGGGAGATGATgccctttttatttaatttaacatatcactgaataaaaataacatttttttcaatccTGTGTTGTTCAGTCTAAGGAAAGAAATGTGACTTGGCTGACACCCTAGTCAACAAGCGCTACTTTTGGCATGGGTGTTACACTCATTTGAATGTGAGAGCATTCTCCAAAACCAGAGAATACACCCACGAGAATGTTTTGAAAAGGCCAAGGAATGGTGGCTTCTCCATCCTCAATTTTCTTTGACTGCTTCCCAGAAATTCCTCCAAGATGCTGGGCTGCTTCCACATAAGCAAAGGCCACTATGTGGCATAGGAGACAAGGAAGAGATTTTTAGTCTGGATTTTGTGGATTGTTTGCCTATGGTCTCTATACTGAAGGTAGCATTTGTAGTTATGAAGTGAATCCTTCTGGTTATGATGAAAGCTGTAAGATGTCAGCCTACTTGGAGGCTGGGAATCTTGTGAGATGCCTACACCAGCAGATGAGTGCCCACCAGGAGCACCCATAAAAGAGACTTAAGCCTGCCTCTATTCTCAGGGAAGGTAGTGCTGTCTCATAGAATCAGAAGCACTTGGTGTCATGGGATCCTGGAGTGGAGTCAAGCTATTGGGAACCAGCAGGTTGCCTGTTTTGACACCTGTGTTCTTTCATCTGCTTGTGTCCTTGGCATTCTTCCCTCCCTTCAGGGAAGGCAGGTACTCTCAGAGCTGTGTTAGTTTAGACCTTTCCTCTCAGTAATTCTCTCTAATAAGCCTTTTTTCCTAATCCTAGGAGAAAAAGATCATGGATATGTACCGGGAGAAGAAAGCACAGAAGCCGTTTCTCTTTTTCCATAGTAGGGAGGGTTCCACCTCTGTCTTTCAATCTGTCTCCTATCCTGACTGGTTCATAGGCACTTCCAAAATGGAAGGACATCCTGTCATTCTCACGAAGGAGAGGGGCAAAAATCACAACACTAACTTCTATTTAGAGCCTGAGGACTTACCTCATCCTGAGATGTGAGTGGCTGATTCCAGGACAGAGGATCAAGTAGTCCAAGAATCTTCCATTCAGAAATACAATGGGTCATCTTGAGAGACCAACATGCACTGATACCCATACATATCCATCTCATTCTCATCTTCCCAAACCACCTCATCCTTTAGACATCATTTCTGCACCATGTCTTCCCACCTAAACGTCATCCCAATATGAAATCTGAGtcactttttattctttcctgatCTTGTCCCACCATCCACCAACTGCCACATCCAGTTAAGTCAACATCCAAAATGCTTCCTGTACACCCCTCTCTTCCTTTTGAGAACCTATGGCCTAGAGATgtgaattccaaatatttttgttcataCAACCCTATCAAAAAGAGTactatttgttaattttctgcatgtttataataaatatcatGATATGTATTCCCAAATGaatctaaagtttttatttacttaagtaatctctacacacctcatggggctcaaacttgtgaccctgagatcaagagtcacatgctcttccaactaaaCCAGATGGGTGCCCCACCAAAGATGAATCTAAAGGATAAGATACATATGAAATGAAAGTTTTACATGTCTTTATCATAATGGATTCATAATATCATTAGCTAATAATTTGACACATAATATATACTTTGGTTAAGATTAATTAATTCACtatattgaatttaaatcaaTCCATATTTTAAGGAATCACTTGTATTAGTTTAAGGCTTTTTCAGGTGACTTCTCAGAACTTATTCTATTTACTTAtacactgtttttaaaatgttttttaaaaaacattttattgtttttacttatAAATTAGCTCAAAGTAGAAGAGCTATTTGTGATATTTTCCTGTTATTATTcatgttttctagaattttagtCAAATCCTTAATTAACAGTTTCTTTATTAGGATGCTTTTAGGCCAGTTTGGTGAGGATTACTTTAGTTAAAGCCtgtaataaaatctaaaattcacACAGCCAATCGCATGGAACTGCAATTTACCATAATATCTTGCTCATGAATGTGAACATGATGGGCATAGGGAATCTTGTTCTTTGCACATGACAAGCAGTGGTATTAGGTTTTGCAATGGATACTCATTGCTAACTAATTTCAAATTTCTTAGCCAGGCATAATCTGTTCCAAAATCTATCCTTGTGACGTTACCTTCTGGTGCCTCACTGGCCATGGTTCTGAGATAATCCTTGAATCCTCCCTTACATCTGGTTGTCCTGTTTCTTAGTCTAGTCATTGCTGTGTGACTGGCTCTGAGAAGGTATAACCTGAGAGCATGTCATCTCAGCTGTACCAAGCATttctctgcttgggattcccagGATACCTTGGGAAAAGACACTTGCAGGAACTTGCTTAGCattcacacatgtgcacacctgGAAGTGAGATGGAGCTGCCTATGAAGAACCTTTGACTAATgccaggggaggggagtgggggtggaaaCATGCTACTCTCTTGGATCCCTCAGGTGGACAATTCTGAGACACATTCTACCTACACAGTTCCCCAGAGAGTCCCAGTAGGATGGAGTTATAGTCACCCATGGCAGTGCAGAGCTCAAGAACACACCCTTGCGCTGGCTTACCTCATTTCCCTGCTTTGGTTTCTCCAGGTTCCACTCTGTTCCCTGGATTAACTTCTCACCATCTGAATGCAAACCCTTATCTCAGGTTCTGCTTTCTGGTGTAAACTCAGGCTAAGACAGATTCAGTCAAAGcaagtttcttttctctgctaGCTACACCCAACATGTTGgatttcttctctctgtgcctctgtgcaTGCTTTTGCAAACATCTCAAACACTTATCACTGTGTATCTCACCTGCCTATGTCTTCTTAATATCTTACATCTGTCTGAAGTGTTTAGAGGCTGCTCCTCATTCTCCCAACTAAATCCAATATCTTATCTTCTTTGAAGTCTGTAGCACTTTGCCTTATCATGTGACAGACATTCTTTTGTTAGACTTGTGCTGGAGTTCTTTCCTCCTTGTCTTGGCCTCTTTGCTCCTTTCTCCTCAACCAAATTCTAAGTACATAGTGGGCAGAGATTGTGACTTTGATATCTCTAGACTCCTTAGGTGCCAAATCTTGCATCCTATATAATAATTGCTCAAAATACATTGTTGAAACAAATGAATTCTCATTACATGTATTAGCATCTCCCAATGATACTGAAGTATGTCACAGTGGGGTTTGCTTTATTGTGGCAGAGGCAGTCCTAACTGGAAGAAGGATGCAAGGAATGTCAAAGCTCCTTGAAGAAGGTGAGGAAGGAAAGCACAGAAAAGCTGGCTAGGAACTTTCCTGTCTCAACTCTTCTTCCTCCCTATATGCCAAGCCGACCTTAGGGGACTGTGATGATATTAGGCTATCCTCTCAGGATGACTGGAAAAACAACCCAGAGCTTTCCAAAGGGCCTCCAGGCAATGTCCACTGACTTCATGGCATCTCTCTCTTGGATTTTGTCCAAACCTTCTCCAACATACATTCATGCATACTCATAAACTATTTAGGAGCACAGGGAAAGGATAACAGGGGGTCCAGTGTTTCcaatgtcaatttttttctctgacaaGGTCAGGACTAAGCACTAGATGACTGCAAGTCTGGCTATGAGAGACTTGTGGCGGCAATGAAATGGACACATAGTAAGCAGGTTTTATGAGAAGGGCTACAAAGAATGTCAGTTCTATAAATAGCTGACCATGTAGAAATAATAGTAGACATCGATAAAAAACACAACATAATTCTAGGCTGtgattataaatattaacttctcAGAAATCCCAAGAGCACTGGAGATGAGCAGGAGGTAGATGACCAGCCTACTTTACACTGTACCACCTATTCCTTCTGACAGAGGAGGCGAggaagtggtggtggtgaaggaggaagatgaggaggggcaggagaaacCATAGAAGGACTCAAGAGGcagtttctgatattttattggCTCTCCGAGTTTGAGGGAGGTTTTAGTCCATTTAGTCCTACTATAACAAAATTCTGTAGACTGGCAGGCTTAATAAGAATAAACATTGTGTCTTGctgctctggaggctggaagtctgataTAAGGGTACTAGCATGGTCAGGTGAGGGCCCTCAGTGTGTTGCAGACTTCTTGTTTCCTCACGTGGTGGAAGGGGCTAAAGGTCTCCTAGGCTTCTTTCACATGGTTAtcaatctcattcatgagggcccTACCCTCAGGATCTAATCACCTCCCTAATCTGATTACACTGGGCATGAGGATTTCaccatatgaattttgaaggaatCAGACATGCCCATTCCCACACCCCATATTCTCCATCACACTTACTCAAGAGAGAAACCTAGGAGCCACCCTTGATTCTTAATTTCCTTGGAGCCCTAGCTCTAATCCATGAAGTCTATCTCTAAAGAGATCTACCCTCAAAAGATTTCTAATCCACCCATTTCTCTTCAGCTTCTCTGCCACTCACCACTCCAAATGAGGCAGCCACTATAACTCACTGGTGCTGTAAATCAGACTCCTGACTGGTGTGTTCCATCCTCTTTTCCCTGTATTCATTCAATCTGGCCTCTGTGAGCCAGTCAGGGTTATTTCCATAAATGGAAATCTAAACTATATCTTTTCAATGTTCATTCCTTCAGTGCTTCCATTTGCACTtagaaggaaatgcaaattcccTTCCATAGTTTTCAGGGTTGCCTGAATGGCCTAATCCCTGCCTCCAACTCCTTTTCCAGGTAATTCTTTCTCCCTGTCACTATTCTCAGTCATGCTCATCTTTCAGTTCCTTGAACATGCCAAGTTCTTtacagcctcagggcctttgcatatgctgtgcTCAGGTACATCCCTATACTTATCAGTTTACTCTCATTCTCTGCTTTTCTGGCTTCTTCAACCTACCTTTTCATATGTCACCTCCTCAAAGAAGCCTTCCTTGAGCACCATGTTCAAAGTAAGCCCCTCTTCTACCTCCTAAATTTTCTATCTCTCATTTTTTACTGTTTCTATCATACAATTTGTAATGACTTTATTTATCTgtctttatctctacccccctCCTTACACTATAAAGTCTTTGGTTGCAGGGAAGTGGTATTTGTCTAGATTACCACTATATCCCTAGTCCTTACATGGTGTctgtgtttaataaatatataacttgttaataaattaataagtgaataaatgattgaGGAACTGACTTCTTCCCCAGGCAGCTTGCTCTCCTTAGTGAGAATGGCCTCATTCAGAATAAAACCTACCTTCCTGCTCCTAAGCCTCAATGTCGTGGAGAAGGTATCTCCCAAGTCCACAGAGTAAGGACATAGCTTTGTGAAGATTGCTTTCATTGCCCTCTTTaacctctctttctcctctgacaTAAACCACCAAAGACGGAGAACAGTTCTTCTCCACTTCTGATGTCTCCTTCCATTACACAGCTGCCTTTCTGTcgctccctcctttcctctaccCAAGTGGAAGAAAGCTCGAACATCCCAGTACACACTATCTTGGTGTAACTGCTGGTATGACCTTCTTTCCCTTTTAGAAGTGTCATTTTATATGATAAATTATGTGGTCACCCTACCtattagaaacagagaggggcgcctgggtggctcagtcagttgagtgtccagctaactcttgatcttggctcagggcttgatctcatgactgtgagctcaagccccacattggactctgtgctgggcatgcagcctactgaaaaagaaagaaagaaagaaagaaaaagaaagaaagaaagaaagaaagaaagaaagaaagaaagaaagaaagaaagaaagaaagaaagaaacagcagggATAGTGTGCTCAGTTGCTATTTGCCTACTTTCCATTGGGAGCCAATTGCATTGAAGAAAGCATCTTTATAGACATGAAATGGTAAACATTTTGTGGAACTGTCCTGAGTCAGGTGCCTGGATCCTGTTCTGTCTGAACATGGGAGCTCACTGGGGTCAGGAAGAGCACGTCCTAGGGCTCAGTGAAGGTGTTCTCATGAGGAGCATCTCCACCTGACAGTTCCACAGCTTCTCAGAGCCCAGGGAACGTCACCACTATGAGCATCCTGGACCCTAAAATGGACTCAGAATCCCTGTTAGAAATCCAGAAGAGAGAAGAATTTTCTCTAAGGCTGAGGCTCTGGCTTACAGCCTTTCCCAATAACCTCTTCCCAATTCCCAGTGCCTAGAAAGTGTTGACTTTTCTAGAGATATATGAAAACAGAAGACTCTTCTAGTATTTCCTATACCAGCAGATCTGGAAGGGCGTATGGGGTAATATTCTTCAGAAGCAGTTGGTGGAAACTCCCACTCCAACTCAGAACTTTGAGATACATAGGAGGATAGAAGAAAATCCCAGAGGCTCTCATGATGCATGTAAAGAAAACTGGGGTTGGAAGAAGGCTGGGAACCATGGGATTTTTCTCCAAGGGAGTAACGGGTCAAGTGACGAGATGCTCCACCCTGAAAAGAGTTTGATCCTGGGAGCTATTCGGTCTCTCCAAGGGTGCTTAACAGTGGGTAGAGGCAGAGTGATGCTGACAGTCATACCCTCCCCaacagccacacacacaccacctacTGAAATCTGATGAAACCAAACTACACATTCAGAAGTGTGGGAACATCTTCCTTGCAGACCCAAAGCTAGTGTCCTGAGAGGGGCTCTTGCCCTTCCTATTCTTGTTCTTTGCTTGCAACATTTTGGCACAAagtctggtaaaaaaaaaaaaaaaaaaaaggaacagcttCCAAAATCAAAGCATCATCTCTTCTTCCCCCCACCATTCTGagaaaaatgataagaaagttATGGTTGTTGGATGGATGATGTTATGGGTGTTGTTAGGGGGCCTGATACCGAGTGGGAAAGTGGAGTGAATACTGCAAAATCTAAAGTGATtgcactaaaggaaaagaaaaacatgaaatattttgatGTTTATATCTAGATGATTAGATGGTCCCTTATAAGTGgtttagaaaaggaaatagactAGGAAGAGAAAGACCCCGGAGTCACAGAATAAGGGCTCAGCCCAGAAGAGGGGATTCCTACAAATAGAGAATCCATTTCCTGAATGGATCTGAAGATTGGGCTAAGAGAAAGAAGACGGTGTGCACAGGACTCTGTTGTTTTCagttatgcatttaaaattttctatctgGCTTTTAAAAACAGTCTGTATgtattactataataaaaattaaaatgagtaaaaGCGGTATGATTCTCTGCCCTTCTTTTACTCATCtggaaatgtctttcttttttcattgcgATAAAGACTGAGTCCATTTTAAGGAGATAAATATGGGAAGTCCGGAGGGTTTATCCAAAATCACAAAACATGgcatctttcctcttttttctagaGAGGAAAACCAAACTTCTGATGAATATACTTGAGAACATCACGCTcatttttcacattcattttcaCCTGGATGTTGGAGTTTGTGCCTCAATCCCTGTACTTCTTGGTGACAAAGTCAGTGATGAACTAGAACTTCTTTCTCCTGACCATTCATAAGACTTCATTTCTGTGGGTGCCCAAATAGCTCAATTCCCGAATAGGTCATTCTCAGGCCTTCAGAGGCCCTGGAGCCATGGAATGAGTAAAGCACTTGATCCTGCCCAGAGTGCCTCATCCTGATTTCTCAAAGCCAGGACTCAGAGATGTTCCTCTC includes:
- the IL36B gene encoding interleukin-36 beta isoform X1, producing MATPQSVEFPRIFGVYDSLQMVWVLKENSLIATPFSRNVKPVHLDLTTCTDKEFHDAGKGNPVYLGIKGHHLCLFCAEIQGQPSLQLKEKKIMDMYREKKAQKPFLFFHSREGSTSVFQSVSYPDWFIGTSKMEGHPVILTKERGKNHNTNFYLEPEDLPHPEM
- the IL36B gene encoding interleukin-36 beta isoform X2; the encoded protein is MVWVLKENSLIATPFSRNVKPVHLDLTTCTDKEFHDAGKGNPVYLGIKGHHLCLFCAEIQGQPSLQLKEKKIMDMYREKKAQKPFLFFHSREGSTSVFQSVSYPDWFIGTSKMEGHPVILTKERGKNHNTNFYLEPEDLPHPEM